TATGTGCAGGCACCAAGTTTGACCCTCAGTTTGGAGAGGAATTAATGGCAATTAATTACTCAGGTCTCTCTCAGCATTTTGTGTGCTTTCAGTGTCAAGGCCTGCACGTCTCAGGAGCAGATTTGGCCTTCCTGGTCCTTTGTTCCATCAGTAAAATAATGCCTTGCCATGTTTGTCATGGATAATAGGAACTTTAATTTTCCAATGTAGTCACTGCTCTGGAGCCCTGACTAGTGGCAGCTGTACCATTATGGCACAAACAAGACACAAACTCTGCCCAAAGCAAAAGACATAAAAAGAAAACTTGCACACAGTAATTGCacacattgatttttttttgttccctcTCAATGCATCTTTACTTATAAAGTGTAAATCTAAACTTGAGTTGGTAGAGTGCTCTGAAATGTAGCTGTTGGTTTTTAAGACTTGGGTTTAGATCACCCTGTTCCTTTTAAATTTATAATGTATAAACACTTTTTGTAGTGTTCATgctaaataagtaaataaaaatctctttgcAATACTTACCACACAAAAGAGGGGGGAAATGACAATTTAAAacagatttccttttcttttgcctAGCTTTTGGAGTGCATGAGGAAGACTTTGGGCAAGGTAACAAACTGCCTCATTGCTGAAGAGTTCTTGACTCAGATAGAGAACTTATTCCTTTCCACATACAAGAGTGAAAAAGATGCTGAAGGAAATGAGAATGAACATTCACAACAACTGCCAGTGTGATGGCTTTGGAATTTTGATTTCATTTTTGAATTTCTTCCCCTCCTCTCCATTATGTCAACTCTTTCAGAATTGTTATCCCTTTTAGTAGTGACTGTTAAGAATCCAGTGTCATCTCATGGTTGTGGTTGAAAAACACTTTGAAAGCTCCTGATGTGTGACCTGTGTGCCTGAGGAATGTTAATGCTGATGAGTGCCATGGAGGTAATGATTGACCAGCCTGGTGTATGGGAGGGACACCCTGTCAGGAATGCTGTGCACCAGTCTGCAAGGAGAGCTTGTCCTCTCTCAAGTCTTTCAGTTTGGGAATTTTCTCTAATGTTTTTATCTACAAGTGCACCTCTAAATCAGAATGGATTTGTTCCTTTGCTTTAGGCAGTGTGAGTTTGAATGAGTTCACAAAAGGAAAACTTAAATGAGAGTTTTGTAGCTCAGAGTTTCCTGGTGTCCAGTAAGAAGTTTCATCCAGTTGTAGCAAAATACATCAcccaatttctttttttactatTCTTTTTCTTATTACTTTCCCCCATTGATTTTGTTGGTCAAGTAGCTTTTTGGCATATTCTTTGCCATCCTGCTTATATATTGGGGAGAAAAGGCTGACAAGTTTCATGACTTTTCAGTAGTGGCTGTGCTTGTTTCCAGTGGAAATGATAACTCCTGTCTTACTACAGGTTACCTCTTTCTGACCTTCCATTCTACAGGGAGGTTTTATGTTGTTCTCCAGATCATTGTGGTTTGTCCACTTCTAATTGCCACTGTTTCCTGTGGAAACCAGAGCTCCTGACTGATGGCAAACTGAGTGTTACAAGCAGAAAAGGATTTGTGTTTTTGAACACAAAATGGATGTGTGTTTTTGATCCCCACTTTTATATTCAGAGTCTTCTCTATAATGTACAGTTCAACAGAAAAACATTTGTTTATATCAGTTCCTCAGTTAGGATTTCATACAGGTATATATTTAGATAAATCAGTCACAGATTGATCTTGATTGAGAAGTTTCCTGATTGCAACTTGGAAATGTTTCATGAGCTGCATCACTGTGAatctttttagaaaaaaatgtgCTTTAAATGTTGCTTTCTAAATACTAAGGAAACTTGACTTGTCTACAGGTATTACTATTTCCACATGTTTATCTTGGCCAGAGTTTCACAGAGAGGtctaaaatatatttgaaagtTTCAAGCAAGACTTGGAGTTTATATCTAGAGGGGAGACAGTGGacccaatttttattttaaggaaatatatgtgtgtatatatatatagttctACATAACATAAATGGAATTTTGAGATTTGATATGTTTCAGCTTTTTGTTTGTATAAAGAGTTTGAAAAGCTTTAAAATCATAGAGTTGCATCCCAAGGAGGGAACTCCTTTATGGGAAGTTAATGTTATATTTTTATCAGGCCCCATGAATCTCTCTGTCACTAAGGGGAGGGAGCAGAACTTGAGCAGATGAAAATGTGAGCCCTTGAAATTCAGAGATTTTCCCACTTTTAAGAGCTGTGGACTCAAAAGTGCTGGTGGGTGTTGTGTGCTCTCTGTGTTCAGATGTGCTGGTGCACAGCTGGAGGCCTCACTACTGTGTGTAATTTACCACTGGGTGTATCCACCTCTCTCTGGCCTGCTGGCTCAGTCTGCATTTGCTCTAAACTCTCATCTCTGGGGCTTCCTGGCCACCACTGTTGCAAGGATTCCTggattcctggctgggctgcacTCCAGGTGGGAgaacattcctcctcctcctcctcagtcaCGGGGAGTTGTGTTGCAGTTTTGCAGATTTCTGGAAAATCTCCCAGTGTCACTGTGCTGACAGTTCCAGTtagagctgctgggaggagaATTTTGAACACATTTTGTCACAGCACCACAAAGCAGATACTGCTCATTGTCCACACAGTTCCCAGCCCTTTAGGGATGGGTCAGGATTACCCAGGTGGTGCTGACAATGTCCTGGCTGCTTCCCTCTTTACAATGTCCTTTACTTACTTCCCTCTTTTCACTGAGGTAAAATCACACAGTTGTATTATTGTGTTTAACAGTGGTGTTATGTAAGGAaatttttgaggaacccagacttttgaagcaatttttctGAGGACATGGGCAGGATTGAGCCTTTGATATACAGATAAAAGCCCCAGAGTTCCAAGTGTTTGTTGCAGGGTGGTGTGGAGAAAATACAATGCTTGTACCATCAGGATCCAGTCTAGCACACAGAATTCTATAGGAATTGGAAAGAGCACAGTTGTGATGCTGAGTAATGATTTTGTTGACAGGAGGCAGGGTAAGAAAATAAACTAACCTACTTTTCATCATTTAGTTTCACTGAGTGGTTAATGAGATGAATTTGGAAGTTGCATGCTTCCCAGGAAATAAAAACCTGTTTAACTAATATACCCATTCTACCAAACACATTTTAGGCATGaaaattttgtattaaaaagctttttttccccatccagGCTTTGTTTCAGTGGACCTGTGCAGACTAATCTGCTGTTCCTTTCCTTAGGACCAGTGTTACACCATACCAAGTTGTTGCTCAGGACATGAGAAATCCTTGAGTAGAGGGTAGAATGATACACTTAAAACTGGAATTCAACAGGTtaggaaatgaaaaaagaaattaacaaaagcccacaaaataaacccaaacaacCCCTCCCAAGATGTTACTTCTGGCAAATATCCCTCTGGGCATTTGTTGGCTGAATCATGTTTTGCTCTCCCAGTTACCAGCAGTGCTGCCTCACAGGGATACAGATCTTGTGTGCAAGGGGAGGGAATATCCcgacttttattttttttagactAACCAACTTGCCAAAAACAATTCAgttgaaaaaaccaaaatccatAACCAAGTGAAAAGTTAACACTGTTGCCATTGATATTCATTCAGgacttttttcctttgcttgctTCTCTGCTGTTTCTGCCTGATGACAGACAAGAGTCTACTAATAAAGGCTGCACATGCAATACCCAGAACGATGTGTCTGTATTTGTAACACCTTGTCTCTGGAATGTTTTTGTGTCGTGTCGGTGGCGCTGACCGAGTGCCAGAGTAAAGCTGGGTTCCAGCAGAGGGAGCTTTGTCACAGCTCTGCGGGAGCGGTTCGGAGCTCGGAGCGAAACTCTTCTTAGCAGCGCGTTTGGTGAATTTGCGCCAGGGAGCGCATCCGGGCAGGAGCGCCTCGACAGGGAGGTGTTTCCCTCCTTGTTTTGCAGCCGCTGTGCTTTAGGCTCCAGCAGGAGATgatccagggatgctggggctgggatggtACCCCAGTGTTCAATGTGAGGGGTTGGCAGGGGCACATCCTGAAGGAAAGATCCCTTTCCATCAGCCGCATTCCCTCCCCCGATCCGATCCAggtgtgctgggcagggctgagccatGAGGGCAGGGAGGCTGAAGGGCCAAGAGAGGCTGTGGAGGAGGACAGTGCACCCCAAAAGGGGGGTGTGGCACAGCTGAGCACCCCAAAAGGGGGGTGTGGCACAGCTGAGCACCCCGAGCATCTGCGCAGGAGGCAGAggtgctgtgctggtgctgtgccCCCCAAGGAAGTGAGGGATAAGGATTTCATCCATCCCCACAGGAAGCAGCCGGTGGTTTAACATCCCAGTGAGCACTGTAATCACATGTGATGCTGGACAAAGTATTTAATGGCCTAGATAAAAGTATTCGGGTTGTTTAATTGCTGCTTTACAGAGACCTAGTGCCCTACTTTTACAAGGTTTAGAATTGTGCTGAGAAATTGTTTCCATGGAAGCAGAGATCACTAAAGAAATAATGCACTCCACATTTCCTACAGGATTATTCCTTTTACAGCCTGCTGTTCTAAATAATTAACTCTTGTAGTACTGTTGCAGCTTAGCATggattaaaagaaataatacttTTTTTGGTGTCATAGAGGCATTACATATTAAAAATAGATATATATAAGTAGTtggatatatatatacacacatatatatatatgtagttggatatatatatatacacacacatatatatatatatgtagttGGAGATATATATAGTTGGAAAAACTTGTCTTTAAAATAAGTCCATTCCTTCCTTATTTACAGAGGGGAAAATCcaccaataaaagaaaaagtcaaTGAAGAAGTGCACTTTTATTTTGAACTATATTTCACATTTGGCATTTAAATACTGTGAAATAAAATAGAGACAAGATATGAGGAGATAGGTGATAGTTAAATGGATTTTGACTTTGAAGGAAGGATgtgaaaattaaaagaaaaaaggacatTATTGTAGCGTGGGTAAATGAATGACTTAGAAATGGGAAAAGAGTTGCTAAACTATTACAGAATCATCAACATGACAAATTGACTTACCTGGCAGTTTTAATAATAGTTTTAGCTGTAGATCTCAATTATTTTCCAAGAAAGCTAACTGCAGTTATTACTACCTGAAGGAATATCCAGGTTGTGTCCTGCTTTGGCAGAGGGTATTTACATCCCATTTCCATGTGGAGCTCTGATTTTACAGCCATTCCCTGGCAGGTAGGGTCCTCCCCAGTGTGCACAGAGCCACgagtgcaggagctggcagctggaagTGGGGCAGTGCTCAGGTGAGCAGCTCCCAGGTAGGAGCTGACTGCAGGGCACGTGGCTGGGAGTGCAGTGCACACACTGCTCTGTGCTCATCACTGCTCTCAAAATAATGATTTCTAAACAGTCTGACAGGGTTTGACAAATCAGATGAATGGCATTGACTTAATGCAAACTGGAAAATCTTTGTCAGCTGCTGCCAAAGCACATGGAAATGGTAAGACAGGTTTGTAGATCACTGGGAGAGTTGGGAGCCACTGGAGTGTTCTGTGACAGGCATTATTAAAGTTCAGATTGAAAAATTTCTTAAGAAATAACAAACAACTTTGTAAGGGCAACATAAGCATGACAATCAGTATTCCTAGCGCTGCCTTGGAATGAGCATGTGCCTAAGGGAAGGTGGGAGAGAAGCTTTCCATGCTGGAAAATGAGGCTGGTTtctgcaggagagcagccatCAGCCTGATCAGCTGTGATTCCTCTTGGAACAGCAGTTGCCCCAGGCAGCAACCATCAAACTCCCAAAGGCTTTATTTAATAAAGCTATGAAAGTAGAAAGTCCATAACTGATAAGAATCTAGATAGTGGAATGATAAGAGATGCTGTGCAGTGAAAGACACAGGAACAGCCATGATGGAAGTGGAGGAGTAGGACTTCCTGCAGAAGTGGGAGAACCTCTTAAACAGCCATTTGCATACAGTCCATACAAAGTCTAAATAAGGAAAAGGGCCAGCTGCTTGTCTTTAATCCATAACGGGAGCCCATGGCAGGAGCTTGGCTGctcttttcttccctgttgTTTCTTCATCAAGCAGGAGCGAGGGAGGCAGCTGGAGGCAAGTGCCACTCCCTGAGAGCtaacagggagctgggaagctgttgactgggatttgggaaggagATGGCAGTTGTTTTGGAAGAAGAACCTGTTTGGTGGGTCTGATTTGAATCAATAAAGGGAGCAGCACGCTAGTGTGTAGGAATGAGCAGCCTCCATCAGTGGATTAAAGCTTTGGATGCTGCCTGCTGTCGCTCAGGACTTTATCTGTGCTTTTCTCCTGCACTATGGAGCCTCTCTTTGGGGTTGTGCTGGGTTTGCTGCTGGCAGTCGCTTCACCAGCCCACAACAGCTGTACCTGTGCGACCAACAAGTgggcagtgtgtgcccaggACGGCCCAGGGAACTGCACCTGCAGGCTGGCAGGTTCACATCACCCTGTAGACTGCTCAACCCTGACTTCCAAATGCTTCCTGATGAAGGCAGAAATGATCCCCCTGAAGGAGAAGCGCCTCTGGAGACCTCCCCAGGCGGTGTCCGACAGCGACGGCATGTACGACCCCGAGTGCGAGGACAGCGGCGTGTTCAAGGCCCGGCAGTGCAACCggtccagcagctgctggtgcgtGAACACGGCGGGTGTGCGCAGGAGCGAGAGGGGAggcagcagcctgagctgcagcGAGCTGGTGCGCACCAGGTGGATCTACATCGAGCTGACACACAAGAGGAGCTCCAGCACCTTCGCCCTTCCCGCCGTGGCCAAGGCCCTGACGCAGCTCTTTGAGAGCAGGTACAAGCTGCACCCCAAGTACATCGCTGCCATCAAGTACGAGCCCCCCCTCATCCAAATCCGCCTGGAGCAGAACAAGAAGCCCAGGTGGGATGTAGATATAGCTGACGCGGCCTATTACTTTGAAAAAGACGTGAACAATGACTCAGTGTTCCCATCCAATAGCAAATTAACTGTGTCAGTCAATGGAGATGCTCTGGCCATTGAGAAGCTCGGGATTTACTACGTGGATGAAAAGCCCCCAGAGTTCTCCATGAGGCAGCTGGCAGCCGGCATTGGTGCCGTGGTCACCGTGGTGCTCCTCACTGCTGGCATCGGCCTCGCCGTGCTGCTCGGCCTCAGGTGGCTGCGCACAAGGACATATAAAAAATTCGAGTGTAAAGAAATGAGGGAAATTAAAGCCCCaagctcagagctgccctgagctgaAAGAAGAATGGCAACtacaggaagaaaaggaaaaaaaaaggcacaaaataCAAAGAACAGACTCGGTGTATGTGATGGATGTGGagttttttccttcctgcaggaatttGTACAGTGAATGTTCTAAATTATTCTTGTTTAGTAAGAATAAATTTTTGGGGTAGAAATGAATTTGGGAGTCAGTTacctaaatattttaaatgactCCTGCTTTGGAGGGTAAGAAAACTGTTACAGCTGTCTATTTAACATAACACAGAAGGCTTTCAGTCCTGCTGCAGGCCTGGCTCAGATTGCTTAAATACTTAAATACTCTGTGGGGTTCTTGGTGTATCTATTTACTGAAATTAAAACAGTTCCCTCAGCATATTTGGGCTATATTGCTGCTTTTCTCATGGTagacttttttaaaatgcagtttggTTTTAGTTCATGGGGgctttgaaaaacaaaagttTCTGGAACTTTTTTTTATCAGCAAATAATTTCATGAATATTACT
The genomic region above belongs to Zonotrichia albicollis isolate bZonAlb1 chromosome 8, bZonAlb1.hap1, whole genome shotgun sequence and contains:
- the TACSTD2 gene encoding tumor-associated calcium signal transducer 2 — encoded protein: MEPLFGVVLGLLLAVASPAHNSCTCATNKWAVCAQDGPGNCTCRLAGSHHPVDCSTLTSKCFLMKAEMIPLKEKRLWRPPQAVSDSDGMYDPECEDSGVFKARQCNRSSSCWCVNTAGVRRSERGGSSLSCSELVRTRWIYIELTHKRSSSTFALPAVAKALTQLFESRYKLHPKYIAAIKYEPPLIQIRLEQNKKPRWDVDIADAAYYFEKDVNNDSVFPSNSKLTVSVNGDALAIEKLGIYYVDEKPPEFSMRQLAAGIGAVVTVVLLTAGIGLAVLLGLRWLRTRTYKKFECKEMREIKAPSSELP